The Streptomyces laurentii region CGACGTGCCGCAGCGTGTGCACGTCGCGGGGTTCGGCCCGCTGCGACCGGGCGATGTCGTGGAGCGTCGGAGGCGGACCGTACAGCAGGGTCGCCCCGTACTTCTGTACGAGGTCGAGCAGGATGTCGTTCTTCCGGCGGTCCTGGAAGGCGATCGTGCCGCCCAGCATGACGCTGGAGAGAATGCCCTGGCCGAAGCCGGAGTAGTGGACGAGCGGGGTGGTCACGGCGGCGACCAGGTGGTCGTCGAGGAGGAAGGTGTCGACGTAGCCGCGGATGGCCGAGTGGACCGTGTTCTGGCTGTGCAGCACCCCCTTCGACTCGCCGGTGGTGCCGGAGGTGAAGAGCACCACGAACGGCTCGTCGGGGCCGCGCTCGCGCGCCGAGAGGTCCGTGTGCACGTCCTCCCAGACCGGGTCGATGAAGTGGTCGCGGAAGTCGAGGCACCCCTCCGGGGGAGTGCCGTCGACGATCACCACGTGCTCCAGGCCGGGGAGTTCCTGCCGCAGCCGGTTCGCCGTCTCGCCGACCGGGTTGCCCTCCCAGTCCGACATCGTCACGATCACCCGGGCCCCGGTGAGGCCCAGCCGGTGCCGCAGCGGCTCCTCGGGGGTGGTCGGGTCGATCGGGCAGATGACGGCGCCGACGCGCAGGCACGCGTACAGCAGCGGCACCATCTCCCAGCGGTTGGGCAGCTGGACGGCGACGAAGTCACCGGGCTGGACGCCCAGTTCGACCAGACCGCCGGCGAACCGGTCGGTCAGCTGACGCAGCTCGATGTAGTCGAGGGTGTCGGTGCGGGCTTCCTTGACGCGGCGGGCGGCCACGGCCAGCTTGTGCGGGCGGAGTCTGGCCTGGCGGCGCAGGTCGTCGAGGAAGGTCTCCTCGCGCCACCAGCCGCGCTGGTAGTAGAGCGCCTCACGGGCCTCCCGGCCCTCGGGCATGGGGCTGGTGATCTCGACGACGGGCATCGCCTCGCCAGTGACGACGATCCCGTCCACGATCCGCGGCTCCGCGGTGACCGGCGCCTGTATGGTCTCGGTGGTCACGAGCGGTCCTTCCGGCGGGCGGTGAGCAGGGTCGGCAGGGGGTCGCCCGCGTGCGCGGCGGCGATCTCCAGGAGATCCCGGGTGTTGCGGCGGACCCGGTCGCCGACCCAGTCGAAGACCCACGCCTTGCGGGCGTCCGCCGGCAGGTCGAAGGGGACGACCCGGGTGACGGCCAGGGCGGCCGAGGCGGCCCCGCCGATGTTGGCGATCACTCCGGGGACGAGGATGGTGCCCGCGGCCCGGGTCTTCTCCTTCGCCTCGGCGCTGGAGCTGAGGTTGCCGCCCTCGACCACCAGGCCGGCCCGTACCCGGTGCGCGTTCTCGGCGTTCAGCGCGTGCTTCTGCGCCGCGAGGATCAGCAGGTCGGCGTCCACGTCCAGCCAGGCGTCCGGCTCGTCCGACACGGTGACGTGACCGGGCAGCCGCGAGCGGTCGATCTTCCCGAACTCGTCGGTGATCGCGACGAGTTCGGCCACCGGCAGCCGGTCCGCGCTGATCGTGCCCTGGAAGTCGGCCACGCCGACGACGGTGTGCCCGCGCTCCTCCAGGAAGTGCGCGACCGCGCGGCCCACCGCGCCGAATCCCTGCACCACGACCCGGGCCGGTCCCTTGCGGCCGCTCGCCTCCAGGGCGGTGACCGCGGCGACGCCGACACCGTGTCCGGTGCAGTCGATCAGCGGCTCGTAGTAGGTGCGCCAGTCGATCGGCATGTCCGGGGCGCCGAGCCGGTAGCGCGGGTCGTAGCCGGCCTCGTCGAAGAAGACGGCGCGGTCGGCGGGCGTGACGCCCATGTCGATGCCGAGGTGGATGCCGCCGTGCAGCAGCGGCTTGACGGTGCGGCCGAACGTACGGAAGGTCTCCTCGCGGTTGCTGCCGTCGGAGGCGATTCCGGCCTTGGCGCCGCCGATGGGCAGGCCGGCCAGGGTGAACTTGTGCGTCATGTCCCGGGCGAGGCCGGCCACCTCCTCCTGGGTGACACCGGGGGTCATCCGGGTGCCGCCCATGGCCAGGCCGTCGTAGAGCGAGTCGACGACGACCCAGCCCTTGAGGGACCCCTGGCTGCCGTTGAGCGAGACGACGAAAGCCGGATCTCGGGGGTCATCGGTGGCGGACGTGCCGTTCACAGCGTTCATGACCAAGAACCTCGTAATCGATTCGGTGGGCTTCTGTCCGGGGTGAAGCAAGGTCGGGGACGTGCCGCGGGGCCGAAGGCGGGGGTGGCGGACGGCCCCGCGGCACGGGTCTGGAGGACGGTGAGAGGACGGTGAGAGGACGTTGAGAGGACGTTGAGAGGACGGTGATCAGTGGGTCGGACCGGTCACCGGTACGTCTCGGCGAAGCCCCGCAGGATGTCCATTCCGTCGCTGCGGAACTCCAGGTGGGCCTGGGAGCCGAAGATGCGTCCGTCGTCGGACCGGAGGAACTCGACGGGGGCGTGCTCGGAGCGGCCGATGGACCGGAAGCCGGCCGGCGCGGCCTGCAGGTACAGGGTGTGGCGGTGGAACACCGTCACGGTCGGCTTGACGTAGGAGAAGATCGCCTCCTCCTTGTCGACCCGCACGTCGTAGCCGCCGACGCGCTGCGTGCCTTCCTTGAGCTCCCCGCCGTTGGCGACCGCGATGATCTGCATGCCGCCGCAGATCCCGAAGACCGGCACGTCGGCGCCCATCACCAGATCGATCAGCGGCTTGTAGTAGTCGCCGTCGAAGGCGCGGACCTTGGTACCGCTCAGGACGATCGCCTGGTGGCGGGAGTCCAGGCGGGCGGGGACCGAGGCGGCGTCCACCACGTCGGTCTCGGAACCCAGGTCCTCGAAGCGCTTGCGCAGCTGCGGCAGGGAGAGCGTTCCGTTGTTGACTACGAGAACCCGGGAAGTCGCCACGAGTTCTGCTCCTCTCGGTGGTCGGGGGCGGGACGCGCGGTCACGACCTGGTGATGACGGTGCCGGTGGACTCCGCGATCAGCCGGCTCACGGGCGCGCTGCCGATGACGACTCGCAGGACACCGCGGTCCACGGCCTCACCGGCGGCCCGCAGCTTCTTCCGCATGCCGCCGGTGGCGCCGCGGTCGCGGAAGTCGGCGGCGGCGTCCGCGCTGATCCGGCGGACCGGCTCACCGTCGATCAGGAGGTGCTCCACGTCGGTGACGAGGGTCAGCACCGCGGCCGCCGAGGCGCCGGCGATGGCCGCCGCGGCCCGGTCGGCGTCGGTGTTGACCTCCTGTCCGGCCGCGTTGCGGGCGAGCGGGGTGACCAGGTAGCAGTGGCCGGGCTTGAGGTTCGTCAGCCGGCCCGGGGTCACCTCGGTGATCGGGCCGACCAGGTTCTCCAGCTCGACGAGCTGCTTGCCCTGCCACCACCAGCGCTCGGCCTCGCCGGCCTGCACCAGGCCGTCGCTGCCGATGACGCGCTCGACGGTGATGCCGCGGCGGGTGAGCCGTTCGGTGACGATCCGGCCGATGTCCTCGCTGACCGTCTTGATGTCGGCGATCACCTCGGGGGTGGTCCACCGGCTCTGGTTGCCGTAGCGGTCGCGGAGGATCGCGGACGGCTCCGTGTAGCGGGGGTTCAGCTCCCGCAGCGGCTTCGACCAGCCGTGGACGAGGACCAGCGGGTTGTACCGGCCGTGCTCGGCCAGGTCGTCCCACCAGCCGTCGGACATGTCGTCCAGGCAGCTTCCGCCGAGCTTGACGACGGTGGCGGTGGCGGTGGCGGTGGCGGTGGTCTCGTGATTCAGGGCCGCGGTCATGCCGGCATCACCGGCTGCGCCGTCAGCCCCGTCTCCTCGGCCAGCCCGAAGCGCAGGTTCAGCGCCTGGATGCCCTGCCCGGCCGCGCCCTTGACCATGTTGTCGAGCGCGGACAGGACGACGATCCGCCCGCCCTCGGGGTCGTGCATGACGGTGACGTCGCAGTAGTTGGAACCCAGGACCGCCTGCGGGTCGGGCACCGGGATCAGGGTCTCGGTGTTGCGGCGGACCCGGACGAACTGCTTGTCCTTGTAGAACCGGAGGTAGGCGCGTTGCAGCGCGCGGGCGTCGACCTCGTCGTCGGTGAGGACGTACGAACTGGCCAGCAGCCCCCGCACGTGCGAGACGCCGTACGCCGACATCGACAGGGTGGCGATCTTGCCGGGCTTGGCCCGCTCGAAGAAGTCGCTCACCTCCGCCGCGTGCCGGTGCCCGGTCGGGGCGTACGGGGCGATGGCGCCGTTGCGCAGCGGGTGGAGGTCCGCGGTGCGCAGCGACAGACCGCCGCCGCTGGAGCCGCTCTTGCCGTCGATCAGGACCGTCTTGAGGTCCAGGCCGAGCCCGAGCGTCAGCGGGGCGAGGCCGAGGGTGATGGCGGTCGCGTAGCAGCCGGGCAGCGAGATCAGGGAGGCGCCGGCGAGCTGGTCGCCGACGAGTTCCGGGACGCCGTAGACGAACCGGTCGACCAGTTCGGCCGTCCGCTCGACCTGCGGGTACCAGCGCTCGTGCAGCTCCGGGGTGCGGATCCGGAAGGCGCCGCTGAGGTCGATGACACAGGGCACCTGGTCGGCCAGCCGGCCGGCCAGCGCGGCCGACACCGGGGCGGGTGTGGCCAGGAAGACGACGTCGCAGCGGTCCGACAGGTCCGTGTCCGCGGTGGACTCGACCGTCAGGCCGAGGTCCATCCGGAGGCCCGGATGGAGCTCGGAGGGCCGTCGGCCCACCTTGGACGAACCGCCGAGGAAGGTGAGTTCCAGTTCGGGATGCTGGGTGACCAGGCGGATCAGCTCGCCGCCGGCCAGCCCGGAGGCGCCGACGATTCCGACTCGGATCATGCGAGGAGCTCCTGCACGTAGCGGCTGACGGCGGAGGGGATGTCCACGCCGGTCGCCGAGGTGATCGCCCGGAACGCCGGAGCGTGGTTGACTTCGTTGACGACGTAGCCGTCGACCGTCTTGAACAGGTCGACGCCGTAGATGCCCTCGCCGAGTTCGTTCACCACACCGTCGACGATCTTCTGGACCTCGGGGTCGTGGTCCATCGCCTGGTGACGGTTGCCGAGGGCGGCGTTGCTGCGCCAGTCCTCGCCCGCGCTGGTGAACTCGGCGGCGGCGATCAGCTCGCGGCCGACGACGAAGCACCGCACGGAGCTGCCGCCGTCGAGGAACGGCTCGACCAGACAGGCCTGTTCGAACCCGTGGCCGAGGTCCTCGACGTAGTCGTAGACGGACTGGGCGGTGTCCGTGTCACGGATGAGGGTGACCCGCTTGCCCATGCCGCCGAAGACGGGCTTCAGCACCAGGGGCAGCGGGAGCTCCTCCAGCGTCTTCTCGAAGTCCTTGCGGGAGAGGACGAGACGGTAGTCCGCGACCGGGACGCCGGCCTTGCGCAGCAGGGCGCGCAGGGCGAGCTTGTTCTCGCAGGCCTGGATCGCGTGGGCCGTGTTGAGGGTGGTGATCCCGGAGGCCTCCGCCTGGACGGCCAGGAGGCCGCCCCGCGTGTAGCTCCGGCTGCGGATGAGAACGACGTCGTAACCGTTGAGCGAGGAATCCTCGGCGCCCAGCGCCAGGGACTCGTCGTTGACCCAGTCGATGCGGTGCCCGAAGGCCGGGGCGGTCTCGATCAGCCGGCGTTCCTCCCAGCCGATCCGATCCGCGACGATGGCGATACTGCTGCCGCTCATGTGAGGGACTCCTATCCGGCGACGCGGCTCACTGGCCCCAGTCGCGCAGCGTCACTTCGATCATGGCAAGGGAGAGGGTGCCGTCGGCCTCGACGTCCTCGACGCGCAGCGTGAGCATGCACTCGGGGCAGACCAGCGTCTCGCCCTGGACCATCGGCGGGGTGGACAGCTCGGTCTCGCACTCGGGGCAGACGGCGCTGATGAGCGGGGTGGCCATGAGATGTCTCCGTTTCGGTGATGCGGGAGGGGCGGGGATGGGCGGAGGGGCGGGGATCAGAGCGGCTGGAAGTCGACGGCGGCCTTGCGGATGTCGTCCCGTTCCATCAGCTCGGCACCGGAGTGCTGCTGACGCTTCGTCAGCCACTCGGTGAAGGCGTCGATGTCGAGGCCCGAGGCCTCTTCGGCCAGCGCCCACTTGACGAGGGCCGTGGTGAGCCGGGTGCGGACGCGCAGCTCGCGCCTGTTGCCGACGAGTTCGGCGGGCAGCGTCTCGTAGTGCTCGGGGTGGGTGAGCTGGCCGGGCAGCTCGTACGCGAAGGCGTGCGGGGTGGTGGGGCCGGACTGGAAGGCGTAGCCGAGCCCGGAGCCCTGGAGCGCCGCCCGGGACAGCTCGGTGAGGTGGGTCAGATCGAAGCGGGTGTCGCCGTGGATGACCCGCAGCGAGGTCAGGAGCTCGGCCAGCGGCGCGTTGCCGCCGCGCTCGCCGATGCCGGCGACGGTGGTCGAGATCCACTGGGCGCCGGCCCGGACCGCGGCCAGCGAGTTGGCCACCGCCATGCCCAGCATGTTGTGCGAGTGGATCTCGATCTCGGCGCCGTCGATCGCGGTCAGGTCCGCGATCTTCTCCTCCATCTGCCACGGGGAGAGATACGCGACGGTCTCCGCGAGCCGGAACCGGTCGGCCCCGGCCTCGAAGCCCGCGGTCACGTAGGGAACCAGCCGCTCCTTGGGGGTACGGGCACCGTCCTCACCGCTGAAGGTGACGTGGAAGCCGCGCTCCTTGGCCCCCTCGATCGCGGCGCGCGCCACGTTGAAGAGGTACTTGCTGCTCGACGAGGCGAGCTTGAGCGCCGCGTGCTCCTCCGAGGTGGGAATGGAGAACATCACGTGCTTCACGCCCAGGCGCAGCGCCTCGTCGAGCGCCTCCTCCACCTGCCGGCGGTCGCGTACGACGACCAGGGTCATGCTGCGCTCGGGGCCCACGGCCTCGTGCGTGGCGAGGACCAGGTCGGCGTCCTTCGAGGAGGGCCCGGACACCATCCCGACCTCGACGAGGGACACGCCCGTCTTCACCAGAAGGTCCGCGATGACCACGGCGTCGCGGGGGGTGAATTCGACACCCGCCATGTGGGCCGAGTCCCGCAAGGTCGCGTCGGATATGAGGGGCAGCGCCTCCGGGACACTGACACCGTTCTCTGAAACCGCCATTGCCTTTACTCCTTGGTCGAAGCCCGTCGGAATGCGGCTGGTGCTGACATCAAGAATCAGCCGCCGACGGAAGGCGGGTCAAGGAAGGGACTGTCAGGCTTCCTTGACTTTCGTCAAGAGATGTGAAGCCCGTCAAGAAACGCAAACCTGGCGTGAAGTCGCGTACGAGCATCGTCAATTCAAGACATCGGAGAGCCGGACGGGAAGATTCCGCGTGGCCCGGGTATTCCACCCGTGCAAGAAGCCGGAAAACCAGAGATCTCTCCAGGAGACGGGAATTCATCATGAACCTTCTCGCGGCCGCGCGGCTCGGCGTCGTCGTCCCGCCGGAAAACCCGACGGCGGAGCCGGAGTTCCACCGGCTGGTCGGCGAGCGCGTGAACGTCTACACGAGCCGCTTCCCCGTCACCCCCGGCAAGGGGCTCCTCGAGATGCTGGAGGCGTGGAACGAGGCGCTGCCCGGCGCCCTGGCGGGCTTCGGCACCATGACACTGGACGCCGCCGTCGTCGCCTGCAGCGCCTCGCACTATCTCCTCGCGCCCGAGGGCGACCGGGCCTTCTGCGAGGAACTCAGCGACCAGGCCGGCTACCCGGTACGGTCCTCGACCCAGGCCATCCTCACGGCCTGCGAGTGGCTCGGCGTGGAGCGGCTGACCCTGGTCTCCCCGTACGAGCCGTGGCTGACGAAGACGTCCGCCGAGTTCTGGCGCGCGGCCGGGCTCACCGTGGACGACGCCCTTCTCGTGCCGGCCCGCGAGGGCCACTTCAACCCGTACGAGGTGACGACCGGGGCGATACTCGAGCGCGTCCGCGAGGCCCGGCTCGCCGACGACACCGCGCTCCTCTTCACCGGCACCGGCATGGGCACCCTCGCCGCCCTGGAGGAGCTGGGCCGCGACAGCGACCGGGTGCTCCTCACCTCGAACCTCGCCAGTGCCTGGTGGGGACTGCACGCGACCGGTGCCGACGAGGACCCGGCCGCCTTCCATCCGCTGCTCGCCCGGCTGGAACGGCACACGGCGGCGATGGCGGCGTGAGGCGATGCCGCCGCCGGGTCGACACACCGGCGGCGGCACCGGTGAACAGAGAGGGCACGGACGGTCGTCGGGACCATCCGTGCCCTCTCGGCGACCTCTCGCCGCACCGGCTCAGACCTGGGCGGACTGCCTCTGCACGGCGCCGATCTTGTAGCCGACGCCGCGCACCGTGACGATCCACCGGCTGGAGCCGAGCTTGGCCCGGAGACTGCTGACGTGGGTGTCGATGGTGCGGCTGGACGCCGCGCGGTCGGTCTCCCATACCTTCGCCATCAGTTCCTTCCGTGACACGACCCGCTCGGGGGTGGATGCCAGCGCGTACAGGAGTTCGAATTCCTTCGACGTCATGTCCACCAGCCGTCCGTTCAGATGCACCTCCCGCGACCGCCCGTCGATGTGCAGCGGCCGCAGCGAGATCGACTCCGGAGCGCCGGCCGTCCGCGGGCTCACCCGGCGGAGCACCGCCCTGACGCGCGCCATGACCTCACGGTCACCGCAGGTCTTCACCACACAGTCGTCCGCCCCGGCCTGCAGCGCGAGCACCCGGTCCAGTTCCGCGTCCCGGCGGCTGAAGGCGATGACCGGAGTGTCCCCGGCGGCTCTTATCGCCCGGCAGACCTCCAGGCCGTCCATGTCCGGCAGTTCGAGATCGAGCAGCACGATATCGGCCCGCGGCAGCAGTCTCAGCGCCTCCGCTCCGGCGCTCACCCCCTTCACCTGATATCCCTGGCGTCTGAGATTCCGAACGGTGGACTCGATGGATTCCGAATCCTCCACCACGAGTGCGTTAACCATCTGGTCGTCAACTCCCTTGGCCTGGCTGCGAAATTCAGGTCCCTAGGATGTCAAGCGCTCTGCGGCAGCCTTTCGTCGAGCGCCCCCGTTTGGATGAGCCGGTCGTAGAGATGGGCGGCCGACACCAGAGTGACGTGGTGGTGCCAGCCCGGATAGGAGCGTCCTTCGAAGTCGAGTAATCCGTAGTCCCGTTCAAGGGCGGACACCGCGAGACGGGTGCCCGACTGGGCCTGGGCGAGAGCCGTCAGCTGTTCCACCCGCCGGCCGGTCAGACTGGTGATCCACACTCGGGGGGCACGGGAGGCCGCCGGGCGCCACTCGGTGAAGATCCGGTACGTCCGGCAGGAGCCCGGCAGTCGCACCAGCCCGGAGACCACGCGCATCTGACGGCCCCGGCCGTCCGACGCGGTCAGGGTCACCGCGCGCGGCGGCAGGGCGTGATGCCGCTGGAGGAACTGCCGGGCACCCACCGGGCCGAGCCTCGCGTCGACGGTTCCGGGGACGGCCCGGGAGACGCTCGGGTCGGCGGGAAGCACCGGCAGGGCTGCGGGCACCGCCACCACGAAGTGATGGCCGCCGCGGTCGAGGGCCACGAGGAGCCGTCCGACGTCGAGGTGCTCGCTCAGGTCGGCCACCACCGGCACATGGGCCGGCAGCCCGCGGGGCAGCGCCGCCGAGACGGAGTCCACCAGGTCCAGGATGTGCTCCCACACCGGCTGGTACCGAGCCGATGCGGGGATCCTCGCGCGCTCGCGCAGCTTGGCGTCCTCGTTCCACTGCTCGGGCAGCAGCAGCCGCCAGTCCACCGGCAGATCCTCCTCGCCCGTGGTGACGAAGGCGCCGAGGCCGACCTGGCAGCTGATGGTCCGCCCGGCGGCGGGGACGAAGCGGCGGTGCACTCCGCAGGTGTGCTCGCCCCGCTTGGGCAGGACGACGGTGCCGATGGTCAGCGCGCGTAACGGGAAGTGCTCGTTCGTCAGCCGGATCAGCTCCTGCCGGGCGGGCACCCAGTCCCAGGGGCTGGCGCTGATGAACTGGTGCAACGACTGGGAGGTGGTGGCCGGGGACGTGGAGACCGCGGCGGCGAGCCGGCGGATGGACTTCCGGCCCGGTGTGGTCAGCAGCCCCCGCAGGTAGAGCTGGGCCCAGCGGCGCTGGTCCGCCCGGGGCAGGTGCGCGAAGAGCGAGTCGGCGTAGAGGGAGACCCGCGCGTCTCGACCCGGATCCGTCGCTTGAGCCGTGCGGTGTTCCTCCATGGCGTGCTCCCCTCCCCGTCGGACGACACAAAAAAGAATAACGAACGATCTCTTTTATTTCGAGGGGGAAGACGGGAGCTCCGCAACTTAGCCAAGTCGGCCGAAATCGGCCCGAGCGCACGGCGCCACCGGGCCGCACTCCCCCTGCCGCCGGCCGCGCCGGGGCGGCGAGCGGGCGCCCGACACGACGGGCGGAGACACCGGGGCGTGCGTCACCCACCGGTGTGGACGCACGCCCCGGCACCAAAGGGCCCCCGATTACCCGTGCGTGCCCGCCCGCCTGGCGGGGAAGCCGTGCGCACGCGCCCCGACCACCACGGCCAGGACCGGCACGATCAGGATCAGCACGCTCCACGGGAAGGACCCGGACCCGAACACGCCGAGCAGCAGCCCGCCGACCAGGCCGCCGGCGGCCATGGCCACGTTCCACAGGGTGACGAGCATCGCCTGGGCCGCGTCGGCGGCCTTCTCACCGCCCGCGTCGCCCGCCGCCGTCTGCAGCAGCGTCGGCACGCCACCCCAGCCGAGGCCCCACAGCGTGACCGCCGCGTAGATGACGACGGTGTTGCCGGAGAGAAGGGCGAGCGCGGCCGCCGCCACCGCCATGAGCAGCACGCTGACCACCGTCAGCGTGCGCAGCCGGCGGTTGATCTGGGCGCCGACCACCCAGATGCTCACCAGGGACGCGATACCGAAGACGAGCAGCACCAGATCGGTCGAGTCCCCCATCCCGAGTTCGGCGAGGAAGATCGAGATGAAGGTGTAGAGGATCGTGTGCGCGAGCACGAGGACGAGCGTCACGAAGAGCACGGGCAGCACCCCGGGCACCTTCAGCGCGCTCAGCATCGGAGCCCCCTCGCCCTCCTGCTTCTGGCCCGGGTACTCGGGCACGGCCGCGAGGATCCAGCCGAGCAGGATCACCGTGAGACCGGTCATCACCAGGAAGGCCACCTGCCAGCTCACGGCCTTGCCGAGGAAGGTGCCGGCCGGGACGCCGAGCGAGAGCGCGACGGGGATGCCGGCCATGGCGATCGCGATGGCCTTGCCCTGCAGGCGCACCGGCGCCATCTTGCGGGCGAAGCCGGCCAGCAGCGCCCAGGCGAGGCCCGCGGCCACCCCGGCCACGAACCGGGCGCCCATGGTCAGCGCG contains the following coding sequences:
- a CDS encoding transposase, IS4 (DDE superfamily endonuclease; cl17874;~KEGG: sen:SACE_5035 transposase, IS4;~identified by MetaGeneAnnotator; putative;~transposase, IS4 [Frankia sp. EAN1pec]) — encoded protein: MEEHRTAQATDPGRDARVSLYADSLFAHLPRADQRRWAQLYLRGLLTTPGRKSIRRLAAAVSTSPATTSQSLHQFISASPWDWVPARQELIRLTNEHFPLRALTIGTVVLPKRGEHTCGVHRRFVPAAGRTISCQVGLGAFVTTGEEDLPVDWRLLLPEQWNEDAKLRERARIPASARYQPVWEHILDLVDSVSAALPRGLPAHVPVVADLSEHLDVGRLLVALDRGGHHFVVAVPAALPVLPADPSVSRAVPGTVDARLGPVGARQFLQRHHALPPRAVTLTASDGRGRQMRVVSGLVRLPGSCRTYRIFTEWRPAASRAPRVWITSLTGRRVEQLTALAQAQSGTRLAVSALERDYGLLDFEGRSYPGWHHHVTLVSAAHLYDRLIQTGALDERLPQSA
- a CDS encoding MFS permease (Arabinose efflux permease [Carbohydrate transport andmetabolism]; COG2814;~MFS permease [Streptomyces hygroscopicus subsp. jinggangensis5008];~The Major Facilitator Superfamily (MFS) isa large and diverse group of secondary transporters that includes uniporters, symporters, and antiporters. MFS proteins facilitate the transport across cytoplasmic or internal membranes of a variety of...; cd06174;~identified by MetaGeneAnnotator; putative); this encodes MTTYAPAEVRTEEAGPQKLPLLALLALATAVFITSLTETLPAGLLPAMSADLGVSESAAGQTVTIYAIGTALTAIPLTAATAAWRRKRLLLLAMTGFALANTVTAVSTSYALTMGARFVAGVAAGLAWALLAGFARKMAPVRLQGKAIAIAMAGIPVALSLGVPAGTFLGKAVSWQVAFLVMTGLTVILLGWILAAVPEYPGQKQEGEGAPMLSALKVPGVLPVLFVTLVLVLAHTILYTFISIFLAELGMGDSTDLVLLVFGIASLVSIWVVGAQINRRLRTLTVVSVLLMAVAAAALALLSGNTVVIYAAVTLWGLGWGGVPTLLQTAAGDAGGEKAADAAQAMLVTLWNVAMAAGGLVGGLLLGVFGSGSFPWSVLILIVPVLAVVVGARAHGFPARRAGTHG
- a CDS encoding two component transcriptional regulator, winged helix family (DNA binding site [nucleotide binding];~Effector domain of response regulator. Bacteria and certain eukaryotes like protozoa and higher plants use two-component signal transduction systems to detect and respond to changes in the environment. The system consists of a sensor histidine kinase and...; cd00383;~Response regulators consisting of a CheY-like receiver domain and a winged-helix DNA-binding domain [Signal transduction mechanisms / Transcription]; COG0745;~Signal receiver domain; originally thought to be unique to bacteria (CheY, OmpR, NtrC, and PhoB), now recently identified in eukaroytes ETR1 Arabidopsis thaliana; this domain receives the signal from the sensor partner in a two-component systems; cd00156;~Two component transcriptional regulator, winged helix family [Streptomyces fulvissimus DSM40593];~dimerization interface [polypeptide binding];~identified by MetaGeneAnnotator; putative;~intermolecular recognition site;~phosphorylation site [posttranslational modification]), which produces MVNALVVEDSESIESTVRNLRRQGYQVKGVSAGAEALRLLPRADIVLLDLELPDMDGLEVCRAIRAAGDTPVIAFSRRDAELDRVLALQAGADDCVVKTCGDREVMARVRAVLRRVSPRTAGAPESISLRPLHIDGRSREVHLNGRLVDMTSKEFELLYALASTPERVVSRKELMAKVWETDRAASSRTIDTHVSSLRAKLGSSRWIVTVRGVGYKIGAVQRQSAQV
- a CDS encoding arylmalonate decarboxylase (Arylmalonate decarboxylase [Streptomyces fulvissimus DSM40593];~Asp/Glu/Hydantoin racemase; cl00518;~UniProt-pubmed:21551311; UniProt-pubmed:21463507; UniProt-pubmed:18375553;~identified by MetaGeneAnnotator; putative), which produces MNLLAAARLGVVVPPENPTAEPEFHRLVGERVNVYTSRFPVTPGKGLLEMLEAWNEALPGALAGFGTMTLDAAVVACSASHYLLAPEGDRAFCEELSDQAGYPVRSSTQAILTACEWLGVERLTLVSPYEPWLTKTSAEFWRAAGLTVDDALLVPAREGHFNPYEVTTGAILERVREARLADDTALLFTGTGMGTLAALEELGRDSDRVLLTSNLASAWWGLHATGADEDPAAFHPLLARLERHTAAMAA
- a CDS encoding isopropylmalate/homocitrate/ citramalate synthase (DRE-TIM metallolyase superfamily; cl07974;~catalytic residues [active];~identified by MetaGeneAnnotator; putative;~isopropylmalate/homocitrate/ citramalate synthase [Streptomyces griseus subsp. griseus NBRC13350];~metal binding site [ion binding]), with amino-acid sequence MAVSENGVSVPEALPLISDATLRDSAHMAGVEFTPRDAVVIADLLVKTGVSLVEVGMVSGPSSKDADLVLATHEAVGPERSMTLVVVRDRRQVEEALDEALRLGVKHVMFSIPTSEEHAALKLASSSSKYLFNVARAAIEGAKERGFHVTFSGEDGARTPKERLVPYVTAGFEAGADRFRLAETVAYLSPWQMEEKIADLTAIDGAEIEIHSHNMLGMAVANSLAAVRAGAQWISTTVAGIGERGGNAPLAELLTSLRVIHGDTRFDLTHLTELSRAALQGSGLGYAFQSGPTTPHAFAYELPGQLTHPEHYETLPAELVGNRRELRVRTRLTTALVKWALAEEASGLDIDAFTEWLTKRQQHSGAELMERDDIRKAAVDFQPL